The Neorhizobium sp. NCHU2750 genome contains the following window.
AGCGGGATCGCATCCTTCAGCCGCACGTCGACCGTGTCGCCCAACTGGTAGCCGAGCCCCGTGCGTTCGCCCGAGAGTGCCTGATGCGCCTCGTCATAGATGTAATAATCGTTGCCGATCGTCGACACCGGCACGAAGCCATCGGCGCCATAGGTCGGCAGCGAGACGAACAGGCCGGCCTTGGTGACGCCGGAAATCCGCCCCTCGAATTCTTCGCCGATACGGGTTGCCAGATGATGGGCGACGAGCCGGTTGATCGTGTCGCGCTCGGCCGCCATGGCCCGGCGCTCGAAGGTCGAGATCTCGGCAGCGATATCGTCGAGCTGCGCCTCTTCCTCGGGCGTGATGCCGCCTTCGCCAAGCCCGAGCGATCCGACCAGCGCACGATGCACGATCAAGTCCGCATAGCGGCGGATCGGCGAGGTGAAATGCGCGTATTTCATCAGGTTGAGGCCGAAATGGCCGATATTTTCCGGGCTGTAGACAGCCTGGCTCTGCGAGCGCAGCACCATCTCGTTGACCATGATCTGGTGCGGCGTACCCTCCGCCTTCGACAATATGCCGTTGAAGGAGTTGGAACGCATCTGCCCGCCCTTGGCCATCGAGATGCCGAGCGTGGCGAGGAAGTCGCGCAGGGTTTCCTGCTTGGCCATCGATGGGCCGTCATGGATGCGGTAGACGAGCGGCTGGCGCTTCTTCTCCAGCGTCTCGGCGGCGCAGACATTCGCCTGGATCATCATCTCTTCGATGAGCTTGTGCGCATCGAGCCGTTCCGGCACGAATACCCGGTCGACGGTACCATCGGGTTTCAGCAGGATCTTGCGTTCCGGCATGTCGAGTTCGAGCGGCTGGCGACGGTCGCGGCCGACCTTCATGATCTTGTAGGCGTCCCAGAGAGGCTTCAGGATCGGCTCGAGCAGCGGCCCGGTCTTGTCGTCCGGCTTACCGTCGATTGCCGCCTGTGCCTGCTGGTAGGAGAGCTTGGCGGCACTCTTCATCATGATGCGATGGAAGGTATGGCTCGCCTTGCGGCCTTCCTTGGAAAACACCATGCGCACGGCCATCGCCGGGCGGTCCTCGCCTTCGCGCAGCGAGCAGAGATCGTTGGAAATCCGCTCCGGCAGCATCGGCACGACACGGTCGGGAAAATAGACCGAATTGCCGCGCTTCAACGCTTCGCGGTCGAGCGGCGAGCCGGTGCGCACATACCAGGAGACGTCGGCAATGGCGACCGTGACGATCACGCCGCCCGGATTGTCGGGGGACGTGTCGGGCTCGGCATAGACGGCGTCGTCATGGTCCTTGGCATCGGCCGGGTCGATCGTGACGAGCGGCAGGGTGCGCCAATCTTCACGCTTCGACATCGAGGCGGGCTTGGCAGCCTCGGCCTCATCCATCACCTGCTTCGGGAAAATATGCGGAATGCCATGCGAATAGATGGCGATCATCGAGATCGCCTTTTCCGAGGCGACCGATCCGACGACGGACAGAACGCGGGCGCGCGGCAGGCCGAAACGGCCCGAGCGAACGGTCTCGCTCTCGACCAGATCGCCGTGCTTGGCATCACCCAGGCCATCGGGCTCGATCACCATTTCCTCACCGCGCCGGTCGGTCGGCAAGAGGCGGATCTCGCCATCGGCAAGCTTGTGGACGACGCCCAGCGTCGCGCCGCGACGCTTGTCGATCACCTTGATGACACGCGCCGTATAGGCCGGGCCGGAACGGTCCTTGTTGGGGAATATCTTTGCCAGAATGCGGTCGTTGAGGCCGGCTGCGGGCGCCTTGCCCTTGCCGCGGTTCTCCGACGACTGGCGGATCAGCACGGCCGGTGCTGCGCCGAGTTCTTCCGGCCACTCGGCCGGCCGGCCGATCAGCTCGCCATCCTTGTCGCGGGTGGTGATGTCGAGCACCGTCACAGGCGGCAGCGCGCCGGGACGCGCCAGCGACTTGCGGTTCTTGGTCAGAAGACCCTCGTCCTCGAGCTGGCGCAGCAGGTCTTTCAATTCGACGCGCGTCTCGCCCTTCAGCCCGAAAGCCTTGGAGATTTCGCGTTTCGAGGCCTTGTCCGGATTGTCGGAGATGAATTCGAGCAGGACTTCGCGCGGCGGGATGGCGCCCTGGACGATCGCGGGTTTTGCCTGCGAGCCGCTGGCCCCGGAACCAGAAGCCATTCCTCGCTCGGCTCTCTCGGCGCGCTTCCGCTGCCGATGCGATCTGATGTCGTCGTCCTGCTCTTCGCTCACGTATCCGTCTTCTTCGCGCTTGTTGCGGCCTTCTTCGCCGGTGCCTTCTTGGCCCCAGCCTTGCTTGAAGCAGCCTTCTTCGCCGCAGCTTTCTTCGGGGCCGAGGCCGTGGTCTCGCCATCAGCCTTGGCGGCAGCCTTCTTCGGCTTTGCCTTGGATTTTGCTGCCGGCTGCTTGCCGCCCTTTTCGATGATCAGCGCCATCGCCTGTTCCATCGTCACCGACTGAGGATCCATGCCCTTCGGCAGGGTGGCGTTGATCTTGCCCCAGTTGACATAGGGACCATAGCGGCCGTCGCGCACGGTGACAGAACCGCCATCCGGATGATCGCCGAGTTCCTTCAAGGCCGCCGGTGTGCCGCGGCCACGACCGCCCGGACCCTTGGCGGCCTTTTCGGCCAGCACGGTCACCGCACGGTTGAGGCCGATCGAAAACACGTCTTCGATGCTCTCCAGGTTTGCATAGGTGCCGTCATGCAGTAGGAACGGCCCGTAGCGGCCAAGACCGGCCGAGATCATCTTGCCGGTTTCCGGGTTCTGTCCCACGTCGCGCGGCAGGTTGATCAGCGCCAGCGCCTTCTCGTGGTCGATATCCTCCGGCTTCCAGCCCTTGGGCAGCGACGAGCGCTTGGCCTCCTTGCCTTCGCCGCGCTGGATATAGGGTCCGAAACGGCCGGACCGCAGCGTCAGTTCCTCGCCCGTATGTGGATCGGCGCCCAGCGCCTTCGGCTCGTTGAGGCCGGATGCTTCGGCCTCGTTGCCTTCCGACGACAGCTGACGGGTGAAATTGCATTCCGGATAGTTCGAGCAGCCGACGAAGGCGCCATACTTGCCGAGCTTGAGCGACAGGTGTCCGGTGCCGCAGACCTGGCAGATCCGCGGGTCGGAACCGTCTTCGCGCTTGGGGAAGACCAACGGTGCCAATGCCTCGTTGAGCGCATCCAGAACATTGGTGACACGCAGTTCCTTGGTGTCTTCGATCTGGGCGAAGAAATCCTGCCAGAAGTCGCGCAGGACCTGTTTCCAGTCCAGTTCGCCGGCCGAAATCTTGTCGAGCTTCTCTTCCAGATCCGCAGTGAAATCGTATTCCACATATTTGGTGAAGAAGCTTTCGAGGAAGGCCGTCACGAGGCGTCCCTTCGAATGCGGGATCAGCTTGCGCTTCTCGGTGATCACATATTCGCGGTCAGACAGCGTCTTCAGCGTTGCCGCATAAGTGGAAGGACGGCCGATGCCGAGCTCTTCCATCTTCTTGATCAGCGATGCTTCCGAATAGCGCGGCGGCGGCTCGGTGAAATGCTGGCTGGCATTGACCTTGCTCTTGTCGAGCTTTTCGCGCGCATTGATCTCCGGCAGGCGGCCATCCTCGTCGTCGTCCTCGGATTTTTCATCCTCGTCGCGGCGATCCATATAGGCGCCGAGGAAGCCGTCGAACCGGATGACGGAGCCGACGGCGCGAAGGCCGGCGCGGTCGGAGCCGTTGGCGGCAAGGATCTCGACCGTCGTGCGTTCCATCTCGGCCGACGCCATCTGGCTGGCGATGCCGCGCTTCCAGATCAGCTCGTAGAGACGCGCCTGGTCGGCGTCGAGGAACTTCCTGACCTGGTCCGGTGTACGGTTGAAGTCGGTCGGGCGGATCGCTTCGTGGGCTTCCTGGGCGTTCTTCGCCTTGGTCGAATAGAAACGCGGCTTTTCCGGCAGGTAGCGATTGCCGAACTGGCTGACGATGGCGGCGCGTGCCGCGTCGATCGCTTCCGGCGCCATCTGCACGCCGTCGGTACGCATATAGGTGATCAGGCCGACTGTCTCGCCGCCGATATCGACACCTTCATAGAGCTTCTGCGCCACCTGCATGGTGCGCGAGGCGTTGAAGCCGATATTCGACGAGGCTGCCTGCTGCAGCGTCGACGTCGTGAAGGGCGGGCCGGGATTGCGTTTGACCGGCTTTGCCTCGACGCTTTCCACCACATAGGAAGCGCCTTCGAGCAATGTCTTCAGGCGGTTTGCATCGTCGCCGGTCTTGATGCCGCGCGGCGCAAGGCGCTTGCCATCGGCCTGGACCAGCTTGGCTTCGAACTCGTCGCCGCGCGGCGTCTTCAGGAGAGCCGAGAGATTCCAGTATTCTTCCGAGACGAAGCGCTCGATCTCGTTTTCGCGGTCGCAGACGAGGCGCAGCGCCACCGACTGAACGCGGCCGGCAGAGCGTGCGCCCGGCAGCTTGCGCCACAGGACCGGCGAAAGGTTGAAGCCGACCAGATAGTCGAGCGCCCGGCGCGCCAGATAGGCGTCGACCAGCGGCACGTCGATATCGCGGGGGGCGGCCATCGCGTCGAGCACGGCCTTCTTGGTGATCGCGTTGAACACGACGCGCTTGACCGGCTTGTCGCCGATGACGCGCTTCTTCTTCAACAGGTCGAGCACATGCCAGGAAATCGCTTCACCCTCGCGATCAGGGTCGGTCGCGAGAAACAGGCCGTCGGAATTCTTCACCGCGTCGGCAATGTCCTTCATGCGTTTCTGCGAGGCGCTGTCGACCTCCCAGGACATTTCGAAGTCCTGGTCGGGAAGCACGGAGCCGTCCTTTGCGGGAAGATCGCGGACGTGGCCAAAGGAGGCGAGAACCTTATAACCCGAGCCCAGATACTTATTGATCGTCTTGGCTTTGGCTGGAGATTCTACAACGACAACATTCATCTTGGTTCTCTGCAATAGAGCGAGGCCCGGAGCGCTTGTCGGTCCAGGCGGAATTTTGACTTCCCGACATGGAGGGCGTTTGTCCTCCGGTCAAGGGCCTAAGTGAAATTACCGCACTTCAGGAAGTGCAATCGAGGGGTGTTGTGATCTGACTTGCAATCATAAATATTTGCAATAAAGTCCATCGTAATCGCTTTAGTGAAGATAATTTCACTGATTGACGATGAAGGGGATGGGGCATGTCAATTCATTTGAGTGGGCTCCGCGAGGGGCATTCGGTCGAGAATATCGCATACATCCGCCAGATGCTGGGCGAACTGCGCCAGATCGCCTATCGCGAGGGAGCGGACATGCTCTGCTATCTCGTCGAGATGGCCTATGTGGAGGCGGGCGACATCCAGTCGGGTACGCGACCCCCGTCATTCATCCGGCGCAAGGGAGACGAGCCCGCCGGCATGACGGTGGAGCCGTCCGGCAAGATCCAGTTCGAGTAGCACCAGATAGACGATCGAGGCGGCGACGCCGGTATGGCGAATGATGTCGTCTATGTCGGCGGGGCTCGGCCCGAGTGCCGAGACGATGAGGTGGCGCTCGTCGTCATCCGGCGGCAGCATCGTGCCCATCGGCTTGTCCGGCTCGTCGATCACCGGCGGATCGAAGAGATCAAGCTGCGACAAGGGGGCGAGCGTATCGAGCACGTCCTGCGGCCCGGTTGTCACCACGGCACCCTGTTTGAGCAGGCCATTCGTGCCGTGGCAGCGCGGATCGAGCGGCGAGCCCGGCACGGCGAATACGATGCGGCCGAAATCCGACGCCATCCGCGCCGTGATCAGCGAGCCGGAACGCTCCGCCGCCTCGACCACCACGACGCCGAGCGAGATGCCGGCGATCAGCCGGTTGCGCCGCGGAAAATCCCGCGCCCGCGGCTCCCAGCCGAATGGCATCTCGCTGATCGCAAGCCCGGCGCCGCTGGTGATCTCGTCCAAGAGACCGAGATTCTCGGGCGGGTAGGGCTGGTCCAGCCCGCCGGCCAGAACCGCGATCGTTCCGGTCTCCACACTTGCCCGATGCGCTGCCGTATCGATGCCGCGGGCAAGGCCCGAGGTGATGACATAGCCGGCCTCACCACAGCGCCGGGCGATCATCGCCGCAAACTTGGCGCCGACGACAGAGGCATTGCGCGAGCCAACAATGCCGAGCGACGGGCGGGTGGCGCTGGAAAGATCTCCCTTCATCGCAATCAACGGCGGGGCGCCTTCGATATGCCGAAGGGCCGGCGGATAATCCGGTTCGCCGATGCCGACAAAGGTGGCGCCGAACCTGCGTGCCGCGTCCAGTTCCCGTTCTGCATCGGCGACGCTGGCGATGCGCAGCGCACGCGTCGCGCCGCCGCGCTGGGAAAGCTCCGGCAGCATGGCAAGCGCGCCGTCCGCCGAGCCGTAGTGATTGATCAACTGCCGGAAGGTCGCCGGTCCGACATTGTCCGAACGGATCAGCCTCAACCATGCGATCCGCTGCCGGTCGCTGAGCCTGATGCCACTCTTGCCTGTAACCCTATCGACTGACATTCGACATGAATTCCGCGCGGCAAGGGGCAGGTGACGATCGTCTCGCCCCGAAGCTGAATTGTTGAAACCGGGCAGACTATCGTGGTTTCGGCATGCGACCGCAAGTGGCGCTTTGTGGGTGAAATCAATTCCTGCGTTTAAGCAGGGCAAGCCCGGCCAGCGGTAGCGGCAGCGTCACCGCGAGCATGAGCCAGAGCAGTGCATAGACCTGATCTATGCCGTCGTTCTGCAGGTTGACGTAGAGTTTTACCGGAATGCCCTGAGGGAAATAGGCGAAGATGGTGACGATGCCGAATTCGCCGATCACCCGTACCCATGCGACGATCAGCCCGGCGGCAAGTCCGCGTGCGGCAAGCGGCAGCGTCACCAGCCGGAATATCTGGAAACCGCGCGCACCCAGAACCATGGCAGCTTCCTCGGCATCCACCGGAACGCCTTCGAAGGCTGCCGATGCCGCCATGATGAAATAGGCGATGCCGCCATAGACCTGCGACAGGATGAAGGCCCCGGCATTGTTGTTGAGTTCCAGCCCGATCCGGCCGAGCAGCGAGCCGACCGTCGCATAGGGGCCGTAGACCGACAGAAGCACGATGCCCATACCGAGTGGCGGCGTCAGGAGCACGGCAAGCACGGCAAGTTCGACCAGCGGCTTCAGCCGCGAGCGCGTGCGTGCGAGCCAGAGCGCAACCGGCGTTCCGAGTAGAAAGATGAGGATGATCGAGATCAGCCCGAGCGACATCGACACTTCGACAGCGTCGCCGTCGCCATAGGCGAAATGGAAATCGCTCCAGCCAGTCTGCCACAAAAGCACCGCGAAGGGCAGCACGCAGAGCAGGCAGGCCGGAAGTATGAAGAAGGGAAGGGCGGGCATCGATGGTACGCGCCGGGCGCGTGATGCGCCCGGCCGGACCATGCCCGCCCGCAATTCCTGCTTTATCGGATCAGTGATAGAGGCCATCGCCCTTCGGTTGGTCATAGCCGTTGTCGGCAAACAGCTTCTGTCCCTCGGCGCTGTTCATGAAGTCGACGAACTTCTTGGCGGTCTCCGGGTTCGGAGCATTCTTCAGCACGGCAGCATAGAAGACCAGCGGCTCGGGCTTCAAGGTCTGTTGCTTGCCATCGGCGCCCTTCACGTCGAAGCTGACCGTATCGTACCACTTGGCCGAATCCTGCGGATTGCTGAGATTGATCTCGTCCGGCAGTTCCACATAGGGCAGCTTGGCCGAGATGACGGCGCTCTTGTAGCCCGACGAGGCATCGATCTGCCCGGCTTCGAGCCGCGCCAGCATGTTGCCTTCCATGAATACCTGCTTGGTGTTGAGCACTTCGCCGAGCGCGGTCTCTTCAAGCTTCGGCTGCTTGTAGTATTTCTCGGCCAGAAGCATAGTGAAGATGATGTTCTGTCCCTGCGGGTCACCGATCGGGTCGGTGCGGCCGAATTTCAGCTCCGGTGTCTCAAGGATCTTCCACCAAGGTTCGGCGCCGGCCGTGTTGGCGGCGGCGGCCTTGAAGGCCTCGCCATATTTACCCTTCGGATTATAAGCGATCACCATGCTGGTGCTGGCGACCGGAACGGCCGTATCGATGAGACCGGCTTTCTTCAGCACATCCATCGGGCCGGGCGTGATCGAGACGAAGACGTCGGCCGGCACCTGTTTGGAGGCGATCAGCTTGGCCATTGCATAGGCACCACGGCCCTGGCCCTGATAGGTGACATCATTTGCCTTGGCGAAAGCCGGGCCGAGCGCCTTGTCCATGACGACGCCCATCGAGCCGGCATAGGTGACGTTGAGATTGGCGGCATCGGCCATGGAGGCACCCGATAGCAGCGCCGAGGCGAGGGCGAGCGTCTTGAACTGTCTGAACACGTTGAAAGTCCTTCGTTATATTCAATCGAATATCTCGATGGTTAGACCAATGCACCCGGCTTGCGAACATGCCAAGTCAAGTGCCGCCGTCACGTTTTCGTGAGATGATTTTGCGCTCTGCCTGCTCCCCGCCAAGGGGCACGCCGTTAGCCTTTCTGGCCGATCCTGCTCTCGGTACCGGCAAGCAGTCTCTGGATATTGGCCTTGTGCTTGATCCAGGAGATCACGGTCATGATGGCCATGACAAGAGCGATCTTCGGCTCGTGGATGAACCACAGGACGATCGGCACCACGACGGTCGCAAGCAGTGCCGAAAGCGACGAGTATTTGCTGATCTTGGCGGCCGAGAGCCACACGACGGCAAACACCAGCACCATCCATGGCGCCACGCCGAGCAGCATACCAATATAGGTGGCAACACCCTTGCCGCCCTTGAAGCCCAGCCAGACCGGATAGAGATGGCCGAGAAAGGCTGCAAAGCCGGCAAGCAGGCCTGCTTCCGGCCCGAATGCATACAAGCCGATCAGTGCCGCAGCGGTTGCCTTGAGAGCATCGAGCAGAAGTGTCGCCGCTGCTATCTTCTTGTTGCCGGTGCGTAGCACATTCGTCGCGCCGATATTGCCCGAACCGATCGAGCGGATATCGCCGAGCCCGGCCATGCGGGTGAGGAGGAGACCGAACGGGATCGAGCCGAGCAGATAGCCCAGGATCAGCGCGCCGGCCGCGATCGGCAGGGTGATCTGCCAGGTAAGGAGTTCGGTCATTTGGTCGCCCATTCTTGCGAGTTGCCCCAATAAGCCCCTCTCTTGCGATTTCTAACACTTAGCCTCCGGCTAAGATGTTGAAATCGCATTCTCTCCCGCAAGGGGAGAGATGGGAGGAGGCGTCGCCGCGACACTACCTCTCCCCTTGCGGGAGAGGAAGAAAAATCAGCGCCTTAGCCCAGCGGGCTAAGTGCTAGATTTTTCAGGAGAGGGGCATGCGGTTCACGTCACCCGAGATTATGCACGCATTTGCCGGCCACGTAAGTGGCTACGGCCCGGCCGAAGAAGCGTGCCTCGTCGAAAGGCGTATTCTTCGAGCGCGACACGATCTGAT
Protein-coding sequences here:
- the plsY gene encoding glycerol-3-phosphate 1-O-acyltransferase PlsY, which translates into the protein MTELLTWQITLPIAAGALILGYLLGSIPFGLLLTRMAGLGDIRSIGSGNIGATNVLRTGNKKIAAATLLLDALKATAAALIGLYAFGPEAGLLAGFAAFLGHLYPVWLGFKGGKGVATYIGMLLGVAPWMVLVFAVVWLSAAKISKYSSLSALLATVVVPIVLWFIHEPKIALVMAIMTVISWIKHKANIQRLLAGTESRIGQKG
- the dprA gene encoding DNA-processing protein DprA produces the protein MSVDRVTGKSGIRLSDRQRIAWLRLIRSDNVGPATFRQLINHYGSADGALAMLPELSQRGGATRALRIASVADAERELDAARRFGATFVGIGEPDYPPALRHIEGAPPLIAMKGDLSSATRPSLGIVGSRNASVVGAKFAAMIARRCGEAGYVITSGLARGIDTAAHRASVETGTIAVLAGGLDQPYPPENLGLLDEITSGAGLAISEMPFGWEPRARDFPRRNRLIAGISLGVVVVEAAERSGSLITARMASDFGRIVFAVPGSPLDPRCHGTNGLLKQGAVVTTGPQDVLDTLAPLSQLDLFDPPVIDEPDKPMGTMLPPDDDERHLIVSALGPSPADIDDIIRHTGVAASIVYLVLLELDLAGRLHRHAGGLVSLAPDE
- the topA gene encoding type I DNA topoisomerase; this translates as MNVVVVESPAKAKTINKYLGSGYKVLASFGHVRDLPAKDGSVLPDQDFEMSWEVDSASQKRMKDIADAVKNSDGLFLATDPDREGEAISWHVLDLLKKKRVIGDKPVKRVVFNAITKKAVLDAMAAPRDIDVPLVDAYLARRALDYLVGFNLSPVLWRKLPGARSAGRVQSVALRLVCDRENEIERFVSEEYWNLSALLKTPRGDEFEAKLVQADGKRLAPRGIKTGDDANRLKTLLEGASYVVESVEAKPVKRNPGPPFTTSTLQQAASSNIGFNASRTMQVAQKLYEGVDIGGETVGLITYMRTDGVQMAPEAIDAARAAIVSQFGNRYLPEKPRFYSTKAKNAQEAHEAIRPTDFNRTPDQVRKFLDADQARLYELIWKRGIASQMASAEMERTTVEILAANGSDRAGLRAVGSVIRFDGFLGAYMDRRDEDEKSEDDDEDGRLPEINAREKLDKSKVNASQHFTEPPPRYSEASLIKKMEELGIGRPSTYAATLKTLSDREYVITEKRKLIPHSKGRLVTAFLESFFTKYVEYDFTADLEEKLDKISAGELDWKQVLRDFWQDFFAQIEDTKELRVTNVLDALNEALAPLVFPKREDGSDPRICQVCGTGHLSLKLGKYGAFVGCSNYPECNFTRQLSSEGNEAEASGLNEPKALGADPHTGEELTLRSGRFGPYIQRGEGKEAKRSSLPKGWKPEDIDHEKALALINLPRDVGQNPETGKMISAGLGRYGPFLLHDGTYANLESIEDVFSIGLNRAVTVLAEKAAKGPGGRGRGTPAALKELGDHPDGGSVTVRDGRYGPYVNWGKINATLPKGMDPQSVTMEQAMALIIEKGGKQPAAKSKAKPKKAAAKADGETTASAPKKAAAKKAASSKAGAKKAPAKKAATSAKKTDT
- the rnr gene encoding ribonuclease R encodes the protein MASGSGASGSQAKPAIVQGAIPPREVLLEFISDNPDKASKREISKAFGLKGETRVELKDLLRQLEDEGLLTKNRKSLARPGALPPVTVLDITTRDKDGELIGRPAEWPEELGAAPAVLIRQSSENRGKGKAPAAGLNDRILAKIFPNKDRSGPAYTARVIKVIDKRRGATLGVVHKLADGEIRLLPTDRRGEEMVIEPDGLGDAKHGDLVESETVRSGRFGLPRARVLSVVGSVASEKAISMIAIYSHGIPHIFPKQVMDEAEAAKPASMSKREDWRTLPLVTIDPADAKDHDDAVYAEPDTSPDNPGGVIVTVAIADVSWYVRTGSPLDREALKRGNSVYFPDRVVPMLPERISNDLCSLREGEDRPAMAVRMVFSKEGRKASHTFHRIMMKSAAKLSYQQAQAAIDGKPDDKTGPLLEPILKPLWDAYKIMKVGRDRRQPLELDMPERKILLKPDGTVDRVFVPERLDAHKLIEEMMIQANVCAAETLEKKRQPLVYRIHDGPSMAKQETLRDFLATLGISMAKGGQMRSNSFNGILSKAEGTPHQIMVNEMVLRSQSQAVYSPENIGHFGLNLMKYAHFTSPIRRYADLIVHRALVGSLGLGEGGITPEEEAQLDDIAAEISTFERRAMAAERDTINRLVAHHLATRIGEEFEGRISGVTKAGLFVSLPTYGADGFVPVSTIGNDYYIYDEAHQALSGERTGLGYQLGDTVDVRLKDAIPLAGALQFEMLSEGKKLPTAMRSFHKSGKRNRPGGQPKKPGTRPPRGRRR
- a CDS encoding ABC transporter permease subunit, with the translated sequence MASITDPIKQELRAGMVRPGASRARRVPSMPALPFFILPACLLCVLPFAVLLWQTGWSDFHFAYGDGDAVEVSMSLGLISIILIFLLGTPVALWLARTRSRLKPLVELAVLAVLLTPPLGMGIVLLSVYGPYATVGSLLGRIGLELNNNAGAFILSQVYGGIAYFIMAASAAFEGVPVDAEEAAMVLGARGFQIFRLVTLPLAARGLAAGLIVAWVRVIGEFGIVTIFAYFPQGIPVKLYVNLQNDGIDQVYALLWLMLAVTLPLPLAGLALLKRRN
- a CDS encoding extracellular solute-binding protein; translation: MFRQFKTLALASALLSGASMADAANLNVTYAGSMGVVMDKALGPAFAKANDVTYQGQGRGAYAMAKLIASKQVPADVFVSITPGPMDVLKKAGLIDTAVPVASTSMVIAYNPKGKYGEAFKAAAANTAGAEPWWKILETPELKFGRTDPIGDPQGQNIIFTMLLAEKYYKQPKLEETALGEVLNTKQVFMEGNMLARLEAGQIDASSGYKSAVISAKLPYVELPDEINLSNPQDSAKWYDTVSFDVKGADGKQQTLKPEPLVFYAAVLKNAPNPETAKKFVDFMNSAEGQKLFADNGYDQPKGDGLYH